In Gulosibacter molinativorax, a single window of DNA contains:
- a CDS encoding cytochrome ubiquinol oxidase subunit I: protein MVPLTLGLGPILVFMQWRWLRTGNELFLRMTKFWGKIYVINFIMGVATGLVQEFQFGLAWSEYSRFVGDVFGAPLAMEGLLAFFFESIYLGMWIFGWKRLNKHVHLYALASAVVASMLSAFFIIVANSWMQHPVGVELIDGRAVMNDVWAVLTNNTALAAYAHAIFGALSVAAGVIVGVSFYHLWRRRHDGIDTVDAQGRVVVGEAPEIAGRDKLDHRVWLKSLRIAGVVSIAAFIGLVGTGDGLGKLMYEQQPLKMASAEGACHTGTSFSVLSVGSLGSKDCEDIVPILEIPGVLSFLAKGDFTTDVPGINELLPVYEELYGTNLPDDPMYGDRAGEEIEYLPIVEVTYWGFRIMIGFGGVATFAAVLALWLTRKGTVPKSKLLMQAAVASIALSFIANSSGWVFTEMGRQPFVVVPNPEALDGVFMFTAAAISPGVSTGELLFSLISFTVLYGVLLLVELFLMRNYVRGGVASAMPELAHRDDDTDEDASGEDSTDETGRTKTARKTSEDDVLDFAF from the coding sequence ATGGTGCCGCTGACGCTCGGGCTGGGCCCGATTCTCGTGTTCATGCAGTGGCGTTGGCTGCGTACCGGGAACGAGTTGTTCCTGCGCATGACGAAGTTCTGGGGCAAGATCTACGTCATCAACTTCATCATGGGCGTGGCGACCGGGCTCGTCCAGGAGTTCCAGTTCGGGCTCGCGTGGAGCGAATACTCCCGCTTCGTCGGCGACGTGTTCGGCGCGCCGCTCGCGATGGAGGGACTGCTCGCGTTCTTCTTCGAGTCGATCTACCTCGGGATGTGGATCTTCGGCTGGAAGCGGCTCAATAAGCACGTCCACCTGTATGCGCTCGCGAGCGCGGTCGTCGCGAGCATGCTCTCCGCCTTCTTCATCATCGTGGCGAACTCATGGATGCAGCACCCGGTCGGTGTCGAGCTCATTGACGGCCGGGCCGTGATGAATGACGTCTGGGCCGTGCTGACCAACAACACCGCACTCGCCGCCTACGCGCACGCGATCTTCGGCGCGCTCTCGGTGGCCGCCGGCGTGATTGTCGGCGTCTCGTTCTACCACCTCTGGCGCCGCCGCCATGACGGCATCGACACGGTGGATGCGCAGGGTCGCGTTGTCGTCGGCGAGGCACCCGAGATCGCTGGTCGCGACAAGCTAGACCACCGCGTGTGGCTGAAGTCGCTTCGGATCGCCGGTGTCGTGAGCATCGCGGCGTTCATCGGACTCGTCGGTACGGGTGACGGGCTCGGCAAGCTGATGTACGAGCAGCAGCCGCTCAAGATGGCGAGTGCGGAGGGTGCCTGCCACACCGGCACGTCGTTCTCGGTGCTCAGCGTCGGCAGCCTCGGCTCGAAGGACTGTGAAGACATCGTCCCGATCCTCGAAATCCCCGGCGTGCTGTCCTTCCTCGCGAAGGGCGATTTCACGACCGACGTGCCGGGCATCAACGAGCTGCTGCCCGTGTACGAGGAGCTCTACGGCACCAACCTGCCCGACGACCCGATGTACGGCGACCGCGCGGGCGAGGAAATCGAGTACCTGCCGATCGTCGAGGTGACGTACTGGGGCTTCCGCATCATGATCGGCTTCGGCGGCGTCGCGACGTTCGCCGCCGTCCTCGCGCTCTGGCTGACGCGCAAGGGCACCGTCCCGAAGTCCAAGCTGCTCATGCAGGCCGCCGTCGCATCCATCGCCCTGTCGTTTATTGCGAACTCGAGCGGTTGGGTGTTTACCGAAATGGGGCGCCAGCCGTTCGTGGTCGTGCCGAACCCCGAGGCACTTGACGGCGTGTTCATGTTCACGGCGGCCGCAATCTCACCGGGAGTTAGCACGGGCGAGCTGCTGTTCAGCCTGATCTCGTTCACGGTCCTGTACGGCGTGCTGCTTCTGGTCGAGCTCTTTCTCATGCGCAATTACGTCCGTGGCGGCGTCGCGAGCGCGATGCCGGAGCTCGCGCACCGTGACGACGACACGGATGAGGATGCATCCGGCGAGGACTCAACGGACGAGACCGGCAGGACGAAGACGGCCCGCAAGACGAGCGAAGACGACGTCCTCGACTTCGCCTTCTGA
- the cydB gene encoding cytochrome d ubiquinol oxidase subunit II, whose amino-acid sequence MDLPTLWFVVIAVLWFGYLMLESFDMGVLMHFFGIARTPTERRVLLNTIGPVWDGNEVWLIVAGAATFAAFPYWYASLFSGLYIPLVFALFALIVRAIAIEYRSKHHTERWTATWDRLMAIASLLASFLVGALLAVTTTGLPLNENGDRVGGPWAWFSWPAVIGGLALVGFSLIHGANFLALRTEGELRERSRAFVLRWTPLLILPLLAWVIIVQVQSGSAFTWTLVVLAAIALVAAYLLIRAKRQKAGFITMGVFLAFGVAAIFAAVFPVVLPSTIDPAFNLTVWNAASGDYTLGVMTVIALLGLPAVIITQAWSYRTFSKRLATKHIPEIHEIVPAVRKK is encoded by the coding sequence ATGGATCTGCCAACTCTCTGGTTCGTAGTCATTGCCGTGCTTTGGTTCGGGTACCTGATGCTCGAGAGCTTCGACATGGGCGTGCTCATGCACTTCTTCGGCATCGCGCGCACGCCCACTGAGCGTCGCGTGCTGCTCAACACGATCGGCCCGGTCTGGGACGGGAACGAGGTGTGGCTCATTGTTGCGGGTGCCGCGACCTTCGCCGCCTTCCCGTACTGGTACGCGTCACTGTTCTCGGGCCTGTACATCCCGCTGGTCTTCGCGCTATTCGCACTCATCGTGCGCGCCATCGCGATCGAATACCGCAGTAAGCACCACACCGAACGGTGGACGGCGACGTGGGACCGGCTCATGGCCATTGCGTCGCTGCTCGCATCCTTCCTCGTGGGCGCGCTCCTCGCAGTCACCACGACCGGCCTGCCGCTCAACGAGAACGGCGACCGCGTCGGGGGACCCTGGGCCTGGTTCAGCTGGCCCGCGGTCATCGGGGGACTCGCACTGGTCGGCTTCAGCCTCATCCACGGCGCCAACTTCCTCGCGCTGCGCACCGAGGGCGAGCTGCGCGAGCGGTCGCGCGCGTTCGTGCTGCGGTGGACGCCGCTGCTCATCCTGCCGCTACTCGCCTGGGTCATTATCGTGCAGGTGCAGTCCGGCAGCGCGTTCACCTGGACCCTCGTGGTGCTGGCCGCGATCGCGCTCGTGGCTGCCTACCTGCTGATTCGTGCCAAGCGACAGAAGGCCGGGTTCATCACGATGGGGGTCTTCCTCGCATTCGGTGTGGCGGCAATCTTCGCGGCGGTGTTCCCGGTTGTGTTGCCGTCGACCATCGACCCGGCATTCAACCTCACGGTGTGGAACGCGGCGAGCGGTGACTACACCCTCGGGGTGATGACGGTGATCGCGCTCCTGGGCCTGCCCGCCGTGATCATCACGCAGGCCTGGAGCTACCGCACGTTCTCGAAGCGGCTCGCGACGAAGCACATCCCCGAGATCCACGAGATCGTGCCGGCGGTTCGCAAGAAGTGA